A single region of the Halorussus gelatinilyticus genome encodes:
- a CDS encoding DUF6684 family protein, which translates to MPHPVFNRETLLDISVNIIPLVILLFFTVFLLLFSPWPENLFLQAIALGLHLIPFVLLAILTYIAAYYI; encoded by the coding sequence ATGCCCCACCCCGTGTTCAACCGCGAGACGCTGCTGGACATTTCGGTGAACATCATTCCGCTCGTCATCCTACTGTTCTTCACGGTGTTCCTCCTGCTGTTCTCGCCGTGGCCGGAGAACCTCTTCCTCCAAGCGATCGCGCTCGGACTGCACCTCATCCCGTTCGTCCTGTTGGCCATCCTGACGTACATCGCGGCCTACTACATCTGA
- a CDS encoding TRAM domain-containing protein has protein sequence MPDCPLAEECPSFQERIEGMGCQHYGDRGGAEWCQHYSQPISELKTAPVQPGEEVVVDVEDIHESGAGVGRTDDGFIVMVDGVLPEARAKVRVTNVHGNHAEGEEVERLPMDDEETDETDAESDADSETDDGDADDGDDRSNRTRLGSRDNFWGS, from the coding sequence ATGCCGGACTGTCCACTCGCTGAAGAGTGCCCGAGTTTTCAGGAACGAATCGAGGGAATGGGATGCCAACACTACGGCGACCGCGGCGGGGCCGAATGGTGTCAACACTACAGTCAGCCCATCTCCGAACTCAAGACCGCGCCGGTCCAACCCGGCGAAGAGGTCGTCGTGGACGTAGAGGACATCCACGAGAGCGGTGCCGGCGTCGGTCGCACCGACGACGGGTTCATCGTCATGGTAGACGGCGTCCTCCCCGAGGCCCGCGCGAAGGTGCGGGTCACGAACGTTCACGGAAACCACGCGGAGGGAGAGGAGGTAGAGCGACTGCCGATGGACGACGAGGAGACCGACGAGACGGACGCGGAGTCGGACGCCGACTCGGAAACCGACGACGGCGACGCGGACGACGGGGACGATAGGTCGAACCGGACGCGACTCGGCAGTCGGGACAACTTCTGGGGGAGCTAA
- a CDS encoding Tfx family DNA-binding protein codes for MSDRHDVDEILDRAGFDAETSVLTRRQAEVLALRERDVAQAAIADRLGTSRANVSSVEASARENVRKARETVAFAEALRAPVRVAVETGTDLYDVPSRVYDACDEAGVKVNHAAPELMKRVSDEAGDAVEGREVHEDLLIGVTTDGAVTVRKSREVGRET; via the coding sequence GTGAGCGACCGACACGACGTGGACGAGATTCTCGACCGCGCTGGGTTCGACGCCGAGACCAGCGTCCTGACGCGGCGACAGGCCGAGGTGCTGGCCCTGCGCGAGCGCGACGTCGCGCAGGCGGCCATCGCCGACCGACTCGGCACCTCGCGCGCCAACGTCTCCAGCGTCGAGGCCAGCGCCCGCGAGAACGTCCGGAAGGCCCGCGAGACCGTCGCGTTCGCCGAGGCGCTCCGCGCACCGGTCCGCGTCGCGGTCGAGACGGGCACCGACCTCTACGACGTGCCCTCGCGGGTCTACGACGCCTGCGACGAGGCGGGCGTGAAGGTCAACCACGCCGCGCCCGAGTTGATGAAGCGCGTGAGCGACGAGGCCGGGGACGCCGTGGAGGGCCGGGAGGTCCACGAGGACTTGCTCATCGGCGTGACGACCGACGGTGCAGTGACGGTCAGGAAGTCCCGCGAAGTCGGCCGCGAGACGTGA